Proteins from a genomic interval of Pseudomonas silesiensis:
- a CDS encoding ATP-binding protein, which yields MTSIRRRTLTLIIGLMLAGLGVISVFNLHDSNHEIAEVYDAQLAQNARLLQGVMRMPMASKEHAELYQAFNKALSEAVPGVDGHPYESKLAFQVWNPKGEVLVHTASAPSFSAPPTKPGFSDVVDLHDRHWRAFMLEDKHNDLRIWVGERDDVRSDLVERIVSHTLWPNVLGSLILAAMVWMAIGWGLKPLADMAATLRARHSGSLEPLQLTPLPSELEPMQAALNRMLAQIQEVLGRERRFIADAAHEMRTPLAVLRVHAQNLLEAGTEQERRESLEFLIAGVDRTSRLVNQLLTMARLEPNTVTPVLHPIDLTETVRASLVQLTPWLLSKNLELAFDANERPIKVVADAAAIDIALNNLISNAANFSPAHGVIRVQLSQADGFYHLSVEDQGPGIDEADRERLFERFYSRGNAQGAGLGLTIVNTIATRLGGRITLVNRPEGGLRATLSIPDK from the coding sequence ATGACCTCGATCCGGCGTCGCACCCTGACCCTGATCATCGGCCTGATGCTCGCTGGCCTGGGGGTGATCAGCGTGTTCAATCTGCATGACAGCAACCACGAAATCGCCGAAGTCTACGATGCCCAATTGGCCCAGAATGCCCGGTTGCTGCAGGGTGTGATGCGCATGCCCATGGCGAGCAAGGAACACGCCGAGTTGTATCAGGCGTTCAACAAGGCCTTGAGCGAAGCGGTTCCCGGGGTCGATGGCCATCCCTATGAGAGCAAGCTTGCCTTTCAGGTGTGGAATCCCAAGGGCGAGGTGCTGGTGCATACGGCCAGCGCGCCCTCCTTCTCCGCGCCCCCGACGAAACCCGGCTTCAGCGACGTGGTGGATCTGCATGATCGCCATTGGCGCGCGTTCATGCTCGAGGACAAACACAATGATTTGCGGATCTGGGTCGGCGAGCGAGACGACGTGCGTTCGGACCTGGTGGAGCGGATCGTAAGTCATACCCTGTGGCCCAATGTGCTGGGCAGCCTGATTCTCGCGGCCATGGTCTGGATGGCGATCGGCTGGGGCCTCAAGCCTCTGGCGGATATGGCCGCGACACTGCGGGCGCGGCACAGCGGGTCGCTGGAGCCGCTGCAACTGACCCCGCTGCCCAGCGAACTGGAACCGATGCAGGCGGCGCTCAATCGCATGCTCGCGCAGATCCAGGAAGTGCTCGGCCGCGAGCGGCGCTTCATCGCCGACGCCGCCCATGAAATGCGCACGCCCCTGGCCGTACTACGGGTACACGCACAAAACCTGCTGGAAGCCGGCACCGAACAGGAACGCCGCGAATCCCTGGAATTTCTGATCGCAGGGGTCGACCGGACCAGCCGCCTGGTCAACCAACTGCTGACCATGGCCCGCCTGGAACCGAACACCGTGACACCGGTGTTGCACCCCATCGACCTGACCGAAACCGTACGCGCCAGCCTGGTTCAGCTCACCCCCTGGCTGCTGAGTAAAAACCTGGAGTTGGCCTTCGACGCCAATGAGCGCCCGATCAAAGTGGTCGCCGACGCCGCTGCCATCGACATTGCCCTGAACAATCTGATCAGCAATGCCGCGAACTTTTCACCCGCGCATGGCGTGATCAGGGTGCAATTGAGCCAGGCCGACGGGTTCTATCACTTGAGCGTCGAGGACCAGGGACCGGGCATCGACGAAGCGGATCGCGAGCGCTTGTTCGAACGCTTCTACAGTCGCGGGAACGCGCAAGGGGCTGGACTGGGGCTGACGATCGTCAACACCATCGCCACTCGGCTGGGAGGACGGATCACCCTGGTCAACCGGCCTGAAGGCGGCTTGCGGGCGACCCTGTCGATTCCGGACAAATAG
- a CDS encoding response regulator gives MRLLLIEDDIALGEGIHQALGREGYTVDWLQDGSSALHSLLSETFDLAVLDLGLPRMDGLEVLRRLRDSGSNLPVLILTARDATEDRIAGLDAGADDYLIKPFDLAELKARLRALLRRSAGRAHALIEHAGISLNPGTQQVSYQGEPVALTPKEYQLLHELLSPPGRVMTRDHLMQLLYGWNEEAESNTLEVHIHHLRKKFSSDLIRTVRGVGYLVEERR, from the coding sequence GTGCGCTTATTACTGATCGAGGACGATATAGCCCTGGGCGAAGGCATCCATCAAGCCCTGGGCCGCGAAGGCTACACGGTCGACTGGTTGCAGGACGGGAGCAGCGCCTTGCATTCACTGCTCAGTGAAACCTTTGACCTGGCGGTGCTGGACCTCGGTCTGCCGCGCATGGACGGGCTCGAAGTGCTGCGTCGCTTGCGCGACAGTGGTTCCAACCTGCCGGTACTGATCCTCACCGCCCGGGATGCCACCGAAGACCGCATCGCCGGACTGGATGCCGGGGCTGACGATTACCTGATAAAACCTTTCGACCTGGCGGAACTCAAGGCCCGTCTGCGGGCCTTGTTACGGCGCAGCGCCGGCCGCGCCCACGCGCTGATCGAACATGCCGGCATCAGCCTGAACCCCGGTACCCAGCAGGTCAGCTATCAGGGTGAGCCGGTGGCCCTGACGCCCAAGGAGTATCAACTGCTGCATGAACTGCTCTCGCCTCCGGGCCGGGTCATGACCCGCGACCACCTGATGCAATTGCTCTACGGCTGGAACGAGGAAGCGGAAAGCAACACCCTGGAGGTGCACATCCACCATCTGCGCAAGAAATTTTCCAGCGACCTGATCCGTACCGTCCGGGGTGTCGGTTACCTGGTCGAGGAGCGTCGATGA
- a CDS encoding tetratricopeptide repeat protein has translation MKKLTFCLLLGTLSQSVWALDAADQQRLAGIQQSWAHIQYELPAEQRTAAFEKLATQASAFTRERQSVAEAWIWSGIVTSSWAGAQGGLGALSKVKDAKVDLETALNLDPKALQGSAYTSLGALYDRVPGWPIGFGDADKAEQLLKQALQLNPNGIDSLYFWGDHLYRQKRYSEARGALQKALQADPRPGRETADAGRRKEIQALLVDVNKKLN, from the coding sequence ATGAAAAAACTGACCTTTTGCCTGCTGCTGGGGACCCTGAGCCAAAGCGTCTGGGCCCTGGACGCTGCCGACCAGCAACGTCTCGCCGGCATCCAGCAAAGCTGGGCGCATATCCAATACGAACTGCCCGCCGAGCAACGCACCGCCGCCTTCGAAAAACTCGCCACCCAGGCGTCGGCCTTTACCCGGGAGCGCCAGTCGGTGGCCGAGGCGTGGATCTGGTCCGGCATCGTCACCAGCAGTTGGGCCGGAGCCCAGGGCGGGCTCGGGGCGCTGAGCAAGGTCAAGGACGCCAAGGTCGATCTGGAAACTGCCCTGAACCTGGACCCTAAAGCCCTGCAAGGTTCGGCCTACACCAGCCTCGGCGCACTGTACGACCGCGTACCGGGCTGGCCCATCGGTTTCGGCGACGCCGACAAGGCCGAGCAATTGCTCAAACAAGCCTTGCAACTCAACCCGAACGGCATCGATAGTCTGTACTTCTGGGGCGATCACCTCTACCGTCAGAAACGCTACAGCGAAGCCAGGGGCGCCCTGCAAAAAGCCCTGCAGGCAGATCCACGGCCAGGCCGCGAAACCGCCGACGCCGGGCGCCGTAAAGAGATCCAGGCCTTGCTGGTGGATGTGAACAAGAAACTCAACTGA
- a CDS encoding SDR family oxidoreductase has protein sequence MRLSEARVVLTGASGGIGLAIATALCASGARVLAVARHREPLEPLLERYPQHLCWLGADLTLAADRHKVLAAAEIVGGINLLINAAGVNHFAMLEQLADTDVDAMLAVNISAPICLTKTLLPLLKQAESAMVVNVGSTYGSIGYPGYASYCASKFALRGFSEALRRELADTRVGVLYVAPRATRTSMNSPAAQALNDALKSNVDDPQHVASAVMHAIAGDRRDLYLGWPERFFVRLNSLLPNLVDRGLRKQLPLIRRLSQKPENEHMKP, from the coding sequence ATGCGCCTGTCTGAAGCGCGGGTGGTACTGACCGGTGCCAGCGGCGGCATCGGCCTGGCCATCGCCACCGCGCTGTGTGCCAGTGGCGCCCGGGTGCTGGCGGTAGCCCGGCATCGGGAACCGCTGGAGCCGTTGCTCGAGCGCTATCCGCAACACTTGTGCTGGCTTGGCGCCGACCTGACCCTGGCTGCGGACCGGCACAAAGTGCTGGCGGCGGCCGAAATCGTTGGCGGCATCAACCTGCTGATCAATGCCGCCGGAGTCAATCACTTCGCCATGCTCGAACAACTGGCAGACACTGACGTTGACGCCATGCTGGCGGTGAACATCAGCGCGCCGATTTGCCTGACCAAAACCTTGCTGCCCCTGCTCAAGCAAGCCGAGAGCGCGATGGTGGTGAACGTCGGCTCGACCTACGGCTCGATCGGCTACCCCGGATATGCCAGCTACTGCGCCAGCAAATTCGCGTTGCGCGGTTTTTCCGAAGCCTTGCGCCGGGAACTGGCGGACACCCGCGTCGGTGTTCTTTATGTCGCACCCCGTGCGACTCGCACGAGCATGAACAGCCCGGCGGCGCAGGCATTGAATGACGCACTCAAATCCAACGTCGATGATCCGCAACACGTCGCCTCGGCGGTGATGCACGCCATCGCCGGTGATCGCCGCGACTTGTACCTTGGCTGGCCGGAACGCTTCTTCGTGCGCCTCAACAGCTTATTGCCGAACCTGGTGGACCGGGGCTTGCGCAAGCAATTGCCACTGATCCGCCGCCTCAGTCAAAAACCTGAAAACGAGCATATGAAACCATGA
- a CDS encoding TenA family transcriptional regulator has product MSFFDRLQEATRHERHELFNLPIIRDALAGQVSLESYRAFLAQAYYHVRHTVPLMMACGARLPSRLEWLREAVCEYIDEEYGHEQWVLNDIAACGGDKDAVRDGRPSLPIELMVSFLYDLIARDNPVGLFGMVNVLEGTSIALATHAAGSIRERLDLPESAFSYLSSHGSLDIEHMQTYRQLMNKLEDPADQAAVIHASRVVYRLYADMFRGLPRDEEYLHAPV; this is encoded by the coding sequence ATGAGTTTTTTTGACAGGCTACAAGAAGCGACCCGGCACGAACGCCATGAGCTGTTCAATCTGCCCATCATCCGTGACGCCCTCGCGGGCCAGGTCAGCCTGGAAAGTTACCGGGCCTTCCTGGCGCAAGCCTACTATCACGTGCGCCACACCGTGCCATTGATGATGGCGTGCGGGGCGCGCCTGCCGTCGCGTCTTGAATGGCTGCGTGAAGCCGTGTGCGAGTACATCGACGAAGAATACGGCCACGAACAATGGGTGCTCAATGACATCGCGGCGTGCGGCGGCGACAAGGACGCGGTGCGCGATGGCCGGCCGTCCTTGCCCATCGAACTGATGGTCAGCTTCCTCTACGACTTGATCGCCCGGGACAACCCGGTCGGCCTGTTCGGCATGGTCAATGTATTGGAGGGCACCAGCATCGCCCTGGCCACCCATGCCGCCGGCAGCATTCGCGAACGCCTGGATCTGCCGGAGAGCGCCTTCAGTTACCTCAGCTCCCACGGTTCGCTGGATATCGAGCATATGCAGACCTATCGCCAGCTGATGAACAAACTGGAGGATCCGGCCGACCAGGCGGCCGTTATCCATGCGTCCAGGGTGGTATACCGGCTCTACGCCGATATGTTCCGGGGCTTGCCACGCGATGAGGAATACCTGCATGCGCCTGTCTGA
- a CDS encoding AMP-binding protein gives MSPEMEHFRQTLRRHAERKTNAIALWGDQLKVDYATLYAEVVYRQQRLRDENVKVVALALDNGVEAMLWDLATLFEGLTCLTLPAFFSPAQRRHCLAQSQAELVIAEPELDTELQSAGYEKGGEFWRRSFSGPKRMPEGTAKLTFTSGTTGTPKGVCLSAESILQVARELDQASKPAQAQHHLALLPLAILLENIGCYAALYAGATLSVPSQKTLGIEGASGVDVPRLLGCLATRAPESLILVPQLLLLLVSAAEQKAFFPYSLRFVAVGGARVAEQLLHRAQRVGLPVYEGYGLSECSSVVCLNRPEARRPGSVGRPLPTVQIRLADDGEVLIKGSTLLGYLGEAPHTGEWWPSGDLGEFDAEGFLYLKGRKKHQFVTSFGRNVNPEWVEAELTQRRHIAQAFVHGEALPRNHALLWPHRLDCTDEQLAAAVAEANEALPDYARVHHWSRLDQPFTAANGLLTANGRPRRDAIVEQYRAQLTEPALCEESAS, from the coding sequence ATGTCGCCTGAAATGGAGCATTTCAGACAGACCCTGCGCCGCCATGCCGAACGCAAGACCAATGCCATCGCCCTGTGGGGCGATCAACTGAAAGTGGACTACGCCACGCTATACGCCGAAGTGGTGTATCGCCAGCAGCGGTTGCGTGATGAAAACGTCAAGGTGGTCGCACTGGCGCTGGATAATGGCGTCGAAGCCATGCTCTGGGACCTGGCCACGCTGTTCGAAGGCCTGACCTGCCTGACGTTACCGGCCTTTTTCAGCCCGGCTCAACGCCGCCATTGCCTGGCGCAGAGCCAGGCCGAGCTGGTGATTGCCGAGCCGGAGCTGGACACCGAACTGCAAAGCGCCGGGTATGAGAAAGGCGGTGAGTTCTGGCGTCGCAGCTTCAGCGGCCCGAAGCGGATGCCCGAAGGCACCGCCAAACTGACCTTCACCTCCGGTACCACGGGCACTCCGAAAGGCGTGTGCCTGAGTGCCGAGAGCATTCTGCAAGTCGCCCGCGAACTGGATCAGGCCAGTAAACCTGCTCAGGCGCAGCATCATCTGGCTCTGCTGCCCCTGGCGATCCTGCTGGAAAATATCGGCTGTTATGCCGCGTTATACGCAGGGGCCACTCTGAGCGTGCCGAGTCAGAAAACCCTGGGCATCGAGGGTGCCAGTGGCGTTGACGTGCCGCGATTGCTCGGCTGCCTGGCCACCCGCGCCCCCGAGAGCCTGATCCTGGTGCCGCAATTGCTCCTGTTGCTGGTCAGCGCCGCCGAGCAAAAAGCCTTCTTCCCCTACTCGTTGCGTTTTGTCGCGGTGGGGGGCGCACGGGTCGCCGAGCAATTGTTGCATCGCGCGCAACGTGTCGGCCTGCCGGTCTATGAGGGTTACGGCTTGTCTGAGTGCTCATCGGTGGTGTGCCTCAATCGACCTGAAGCGCGACGCCCTGGCAGTGTCGGCCGGCCCCTGCCGACGGTGCAGATTCGCCTCGCCGACGACGGCGAAGTGCTGATCAAGGGTTCGACCCTGCTCGGTTATCTGGGAGAAGCGCCGCACACCGGTGAATGGTGGCCCAGCGGCGATCTGGGCGAGTTCGATGCCGAGGGTTTCCTCTACCTCAAGGGACGCAAGAAGCATCAATTTGTCACCAGTTTCGGGCGCAACGTGAACCCGGAGTGGGTCGAGGCCGAGTTGACTCAGCGCCGTCATATCGCCCAGGCCTTCGTCCATGGCGAAGCCTTGCCCCGCAACCATGCGCTGCTCTGGCCCCATCGCCTTGATTGCACCGACGAACAACTGGCAGCCGCCGTGGCCGAGGCCAACGAGGCCTTGCCCGATTACGCCCGGGTCCATCACTGGAGCCGCCTGGATCAACCCTTCACAGCCGCCAATGGCCTGCTGACCGCCAACGGCCGACCGCGCCGGGATGCCATCGTCGAGCAGTACCGGGCGCAGCTGACCGAACCCGCCCTTTGCGAGGAATCCGCATCATGA
- a CDS encoding thermostable hemolysin: MPDFDWNIPLPLWFGQAETPKTSLARALPGDPQRPLFEAFIQQRFRKAHGADIRHFMPELFGMHTASGELCAVAGVRLASSGPLFLERYLDEPIEPLISVAADCPVDRADIVEVGNLAASDTGSARMSIIAITYLLAMGGLEWVAFTGNIGLVNSFHRLGLNPVSLCAADPARLGDDRHSWGSYYESKPWVHVGNIRAGFIHLRNIGLFNSLGLPSSIEESSHVA; this comes from the coding sequence ATGCCCGATTTTGACTGGAACATCCCTCTGCCCTTGTGGTTCGGCCAAGCCGAAACCCCGAAAACGAGTCTGGCCAGAGCCCTGCCAGGCGACCCTCAACGTCCCCTTTTCGAAGCCTTTATCCAGCAACGTTTCCGCAAGGCTCACGGGGCCGACATTCGTCATTTCATGCCGGAACTGTTCGGTATGCACACCGCCTCAGGCGAACTTTGTGCGGTGGCCGGCGTGCGTCTGGCCAGCAGCGGACCACTGTTTCTGGAGCGTTACCTGGATGAACCGATCGAGCCGCTGATCAGTGTCGCGGCCGACTGCCCGGTGGACCGGGCCGATATCGTCGAGGTGGGCAATCTGGCTGCCAGCGACACCGGCAGTGCGCGCATGAGCATCATTGCCATCACTTACCTGCTGGCCATGGGTGGCCTGGAATGGGTGGCGTTCACCGGCAACATCGGCCTGGTGAACAGCTTTCATCGCCTGGGTTTGAACCCCGTGAGCCTTTGCGCTGCCGATCCCGCGCGGCTGGGCGACGACCGCCACAGCTGGGGCAGTTATTACGAGAGCAAGCCCTGGGTGCATGTCGGCAACATCCGCGCCGGCTTCATCCATTTGCGCAACATCGGGCTGTTCAACAGCCTGGGATTGCCATCGTCCATCGAGGAGTCCAGCCATGTCGCCTGA
- a CDS encoding cytochrome b, whose amino-acid sequence MTRNSTTQRYGTLSITLHWLMLALFVGLYACIEIKGLLPKGHALRGLFLGLHGLFGLSIFGLVWVRLLGRLTPRPPITPALPSWQTGIAHMMHLALYGLMIATPLLAWLMLSAAGKPVAYFGFFLPSPLAVDPALAKQFKYWHELLGSTGYWLIGAHAAAGLFHHYWVRDNTLIRMLPGRSGNAVNPRQR is encoded by the coding sequence ATGACCCGCAATTCAACGACTCAGCGGTATGGAACACTGTCGATCACCTTGCACTGGCTGATGCTGGCGCTGTTTGTCGGCCTCTATGCCTGCATCGAAATCAAGGGCCTGCTGCCCAAGGGGCACGCGTTAAGAGGATTGTTTCTCGGCTTGCATGGCCTGTTCGGGCTGAGCATTTTCGGATTGGTCTGGGTGCGATTGCTCGGGCGCCTGACACCTCGGCCGCCGATCACGCCGGCCTTGCCCAGCTGGCAGACCGGCATCGCGCACATGATGCATCTGGCGCTGTATGGGCTGATGATCGCCACCCCCCTGTTGGCTTGGCTGATGCTGTCGGCGGCGGGCAAGCCTGTGGCTTATTTCGGCTTTTTCCTGCCGTCGCCGCTTGCCGTCGATCCAGCCCTGGCCAAGCAGTTCAAGTACTGGCACGAACTGCTCGGCAGTACCGGTTACTGGTTGATCGGTGCGCATGCGGCGGCGGGATTGTTCCATCACTACTGGGTTCGCGATAACACGCTGATCCGCATGTTGCCCGGTCGATCCGGCAATGCGGTCAATCCACGTCAGCGATAA
- a CDS encoding DNA alkylation repair protein, with the protein MAADQPSPALKEIFNAERLTHIATEMTAVYPAFNAEAFLTMANEGLAQLSIMQRMARVSECLHAVLSLSFEESLEVLYALAPRLNSGFVSISLPHYVATYGADRFERSMDALKYFTTFGSSEFAVRHFLRSDLEPTLAQMHHWSQDANEHVRRLASEGSRPRLPWSFRLERIQADPTLAAAILDNLKADASPYVRKSVANHLNDITKDHPDWVLDLIEGWPLENKHTAWIARHALRSLIKQGNQRALAIIGAGGKPEVEIIGVKVEPAEIRLGEKISLSFTVKSTVPDSQRLVIDYAIDYVKANGSSSAKVFKLKALTLPGKGTEFIARGQHIKELTTRRHYAGRHAVHILVNGERLASTGFEIIADVD; encoded by the coding sequence ATGGCTGCTGATCAACCCTCCCCCGCCCTGAAAGAAATCTTCAACGCCGAGCGCCTCACCCACATCGCCACCGAAATGACCGCGGTCTACCCCGCTTTCAACGCCGAGGCCTTCCTGACAATGGCCAACGAAGGCCTCGCGCAATTGTCGATCATGCAGCGCATGGCCAGGGTCAGCGAATGCCTGCATGCGGTGCTGTCATTGAGTTTTGAGGAGTCACTTGAGGTGCTTTACGCCCTCGCCCCGCGGCTGAACAGCGGCTTCGTCAGCATCTCCTTGCCGCACTATGTCGCGACCTACGGTGCCGACAGGTTCGAGCGGTCCATGGACGCTCTCAAATACTTCACGACGTTCGGTTCATCGGAGTTCGCGGTCCGCCATTTTCTACGCAGCGATCTTGAACCCACGCTGGCGCAGATGCACCACTGGTCCCAGGATGCCAACGAACATGTCCGGCGCCTGGCCAGCGAAGGCAGCCGACCGCGTCTACCGTGGTCATTTCGCCTGGAACGAATCCAGGCCGACCCTACACTCGCCGCCGCCATTCTCGACAATCTCAAGGCCGACGCCAGCCCGTATGTGCGCAAGTCGGTGGCCAATCACCTCAACGACATCACCAAGGACCATCCCGACTGGGTGCTCGACCTGATCGAGGGCTGGCCACTGGAAAACAAACACACCGCCTGGATCGCCAGGCATGCCCTGCGCAGCCTGATCAAGCAAGGCAACCAGAGGGCGCTGGCAATCATTGGCGCGGGCGGCAAACCCGAGGTCGAGATCATCGGCGTGAAGGTGGAGCCCGCGGAGATCCGGCTGGGCGAAAAAATCAGCCTGTCCTTCACCGTGAAATCCACGGTACCGGACAGCCAGCGACTGGTGATCGACTATGCCATCGATTACGTCAAAGCCAACGGCAGCAGCTCGGCGAAGGTGTTCAAGCTCAAGGCCCTGACACTGCCAGGCAAAGGCACCGAGTTCATTGCCCGAGGCCAGCACATCAAGGAACTCACCACCCGCCGGCATTACGCAGGCAGGCACGCCGTGCATATTCTGGTAAATGGCGAGCGCCTGGCCAGCACAGGGTTCGAGATTATCGCTGACGTGGATTGA
- a CDS encoding monovalent cation:proton antiporter-2 (CPA2) family protein has translation MPHEGNLLQAAVVFLFAAVLTVPLAKRLQLGAVLGYLFAGVIIGPSVLGLIGNPQSVSHISELGVVLLLFIIGLELSPRRLWVMRKSVFGVGLAQVLLTGSVIGVCALYVFGQPLNSAIVLGLGLALSSTAFGLQSLAERKELTSPHGRLAFAILLFQDIAAIPLIAMVPLLAGGDHTTTADENLNHGLRVLGSIAVVVIGGRYLLRPVFRVVAKTGLPEVSTATALLVVIGTAWLMDLVGVSMALGAFLAGLLLADSEYRHELEAQIEPFKGLLLGLFFISVGMGANLSLLLSAPIAVLGLTLLLIAIKLPLLFVVGRLAGGLGKVNAIRLGIVLAAGGEFAFVVFKIGRDQGLFEPRLYDLLVLTITLSMAVTPLLLLLCARLVSPKVQPVVVPEKFREIDTDAPRVVIAGMGRMGQIVARILRAQNIKFVALDTSVETIELSRSFGGVPVFYGDPMRPEILKAAKVGEAEYFVIATDDPDTNIKTAELVHKLYPHMKIIARARNRQHVHRLMDVGAEAIRETYYSSLEMSRRTLVGLGLSQAQADARIKRFKHHDEQVLEAQHAVYDDAAKVLQTAQEARAELARLFESDQLEEQSAKN, from the coding sequence ATGCCCCATGAAGGCAACCTGTTGCAAGCCGCTGTCGTGTTTCTGTTCGCGGCGGTGCTCACCGTGCCCTTGGCCAAGCGCCTGCAACTGGGGGCGGTGCTGGGGTATCTGTTTGCCGGCGTCATCATCGGGCCGTCGGTGCTGGGGTTGATCGGCAACCCGCAAAGCGTCAGCCACATTTCCGAACTCGGGGTGGTGTTGCTGCTGTTCATCATCGGCCTGGAATTGTCGCCGCGACGCTTATGGGTGATGCGTAAATCGGTGTTCGGCGTCGGCCTGGCGCAGGTGTTGTTGACGGGCTCGGTGATAGGCGTGTGCGCGCTGTACGTTTTCGGCCAACCGTTGAACAGCGCCATCGTCCTGGGGCTGGGCCTGGCCCTGTCTTCCACCGCGTTCGGGCTGCAGAGCCTGGCTGAACGCAAGGAGCTGACCAGCCCCCACGGGCGGCTGGCGTTCGCGATCCTGCTGTTCCAGGACATCGCCGCGATCCCGTTGATCGCCATGGTGCCGCTGTTGGCGGGCGGTGATCACACCACCACGGCTGATGAAAATTTGAACCACGGCTTGCGGGTGCTGGGCAGCATCGCGGTGGTGGTGATCGGCGGGCGTTACCTGCTGCGCCCGGTGTTCCGGGTAGTGGCCAAGACCGGTCTGCCCGAGGTTTCCACCGCCACCGCGTTGCTGGTGGTCATCGGCACGGCGTGGCTGATGGATCTGGTCGGCGTTTCGATGGCCCTCGGCGCTTTCCTCGCCGGATTGCTGCTGGCGGATTCCGAATACCGCCACGAACTGGAAGCGCAGATCGAGCCGTTCAAAGGCTTGCTGCTGGGGCTGTTTTTCATCAGCGTCGGCATGGGTGCCAACCTGAGCCTGCTGCTCAGCGCTCCGATCGCGGTACTTGGCCTGACCCTGCTGCTGATCGCAATCAAACTGCCGCTGCTGTTTGTCGTCGGCCGGCTGGCTGGTGGCCTGGGCAAGGTCAATGCGATTCGCCTTGGCATCGTGCTGGCAGCGGGCGGTGAATTTGCCTTCGTGGTGTTCAAGATCGGCCGCGATCAGGGCTTGTTCGAGCCACGCCTGTACGACTTGCTGGTGCTGACGATCACCTTGTCCATGGCTGTCACGCCGCTACTGTTGCTGTTGTGCGCACGACTGGTCAGCCCCAAGGTGCAACCGGTGGTGGTACCGGAGAAATTCCGCGAGATCGATACCGACGCGCCGCGCGTGGTGATCGCTGGCATGGGCCGCATGGGGCAGATCGTGGCGCGGATCCTGCGGGCGCAGAACATCAAGTTCGTGGCCCTGGACACTTCGGTGGAGACCATCGAACTGTCGCGCAGCTTCGGCGGCGTGCCGGTGTTCTATGGTGACCCGATGCGCCCGGAAATCCTTAAAGCGGCCAAGGTCGGCGAGGCGGAGTATTTCGTCATTGCCACGGATGATCCAGACACCAACATCAAGACTGCCGAACTGGTCCACAAACTCTATCCGCACATGAAAATCATCGCTCGGGCCCGCAACCGCCAGCATGTGCATCGCCTGATGGACGTAGGCGCCGAGGCCATTCGCGAAACCTATTACTCAAGCCTGGAAATGAGTCGGCGAACGCTGGTCGGGCTGGGGTTGAGCCAGGCCCAGGCGGATGCGCGGATCAAGCGCTTCAAGCATCATGATGAACAGGTGCTGGAAGCGCAGCATGCGGTGTATGACGATGCGGCGAAGGTCTTGCAGACGGCGCAGGAAGCGCGGGCGGAATTGGCACGGTTGTTTGAGTCGGATCAGTTGGAAGAGCAATCGGCTAAAAATTGA